The genomic interval CCTCTGATGGATAACTCAGGGAATTCGATATAATTTCTCCAATTTCCATTTTATTACCTCCTTTTAGGGTGTTTGTGTTCTTTGATTTTTTTATTATAAAAAGATACCGTCTTTCTTTCACTTTATATGTAATAAATAACATATATTGTGAAAAGAATTTTTTAAAAAAAATTATTCATCCCAGTTCCTGCAATCCCGAAATAAATAAAAGTCCTAAAGCTCGTGCGTATAATAGGTACAAGTAGGGATAAATTACCAGTATAATCAAAGCCCAGCCCAGAATTGGTATAAATACAAGTATGGTTGCCAAAAAACCCACCCCCAATCCAATGAGGATCATCATTACGTACCATATGATGTAATCCACCCAGCCAATTGACGTGATCATATTCAGCAGTTCCTTGAAGCGAAAGGCAGCAGATATCTCTCCATCATAATAAGCCATATTCGCCAGTGCAATAGTGAAAAATACACCAGAAACAACTGCAAATATAGATCCCAGAATAAATAGTCCTCCCATCAAACTTAATGCTGCACCAGGGTCCAAAACACTCCCAGAACTCTGAAGGGTTAAAATTGAATTAATGGAAGCCCATAATCCAGCAAATATTATTATAAATGGAACTAGGAAGTAAGCCAGTTGCACCAGGAAAACTCTCAAACCATCGAAAAACATTTCACTCCATTCATCAAAATCAGGAAGTTCATGAACATCTGCTATGGACCATTTCAATGATCTGAAAGCATAGCCCATAGCTAAAAAGGCAGGAACAATTAAAAAACTGGCAAAAAATAGTATACCCAGAATAATCACTTTCTTCCAGTCAGTTAAAGGATATTTCATTGCATCGGATGTTAAGTATCCTATATCCACACGAACCACTCCTCACTCAATTTAAGGAATTATGTTTCATACAATATATAAGATAAGAATCTAGGTTGAAAGTTTATTAGTTCCCAATAAATGGGGATTATTAATATCAGCACATAGTATTCAATTACTAATTGTACTATGTGAACCAAATAATTTAACAGTACTTAATTTGGCAATACAATTGGAATACTACTCAAGAGAAGTCTTTCTTGATAAAATCTCTTTGTAAATATCTTTTGGATTATTATTAGTAGCCTTTATTCCACCATTCCCCCATATGTGGAGAAAACAAAATCTTTAAAAGTAATAATGATATATAAGGATTAGAAAATATTGTGACTATCCTTTAATTCAACTTTAAGGAAGTCTTGCCTTAAACTGAACCTTAAACTGAAAAGAATAAAATAAAGAATCAAATTATATTAAAAATTCCGGTGAAGAAATGAAATGGCAAGTTGTACTCCTAGTGGTCTTGGTAATATTGGGGGGGTACTTTGCTGTTTCGGCTTATATGGGTCCTTTTGAACCAGTTGGAAGATTGGGTTTTGTTAAACTGTCTAATCCGGATATGTACCCTGGTAACCCTCATTCTAAGCTTTTAGCAGAGTATGCGAAGCAAAGGAATTCTAAATGTGCTCTGGTGGTGCATTTTGCTGGAGATTCCAATTATCGTCACTATATGGAGGGGGATGTGTTGATAATAGAAATGGCCTTTATTGACACTAGGGGCACTGGTGCTGAAGGGCCAAAAAACTATACGGATTCGATTAATTTGGCTTTGTATGGGCCTCCTGATGGCAGGTATAAATTTAAGGCAGATGGAATGGAATTTAATAATTGGAATGAGGCTCGTAGATATATTTTAAAATTAGCCCGCCAAAATGGGCAGGAAGGATCAATACCCATGGTATGGCATGGAACTTCCCGGGCAGGAAACCCTATATTTTCTCAAGGGTGCGGATTACCACTTTACTTTTACATAACTTGGAAAGAATACGGTAGGTTCGCAGCATATTACTATGTCATAACTGGAATGTTAACTCCTTACATAAGTTTACCCTATCGCAACTTTGAACTTCAACATGCTTCTGAATTACAGTACTATTACACTCATGGAATGCTAGACTACAGATAGGCAGAATAGAATATTTAACAATGGATATTTAAT from Methanobacteriaceae archaeon carries:
- a CDS encoding DUF4013 domain-containing protein, whose product is MDIGYLTSDAMKYPLTDWKKVIILGILFFASFLIVPAFLAMGYAFRSLKWSIADVHELPDFDEWSEMFFDGLRVFLVQLAYFLVPFIIIFAGLWASINSILTLQSSGSVLDPGAALSLMGGLFILGSIFAVVSGVFFTIALANMAYYDGEISAAFRFKELLNMITSIGWVDYIIWYVMMILIGLGVGFLATILVFIPILGWALIILVIYPYLYLLYARALGLLFISGLQELG